The Onychomys torridus unplaced genomic scaffold, mOncTor1.1, whole genome shotgun sequence sequence TTCCTTCTAATTTCAGCTGCTTCTGCAGATAATACAGCTGATGAATCTGAAGACACTAAATCTGAGACAGAAGCTGAACCTGAGAGTAATGCCGGGGAAAATAATGAGTCTGATGACTTAACAAAGGAAGGTGATGAGGCTGATGCTAAAACTGAGGAAGAGAGTCAGGATGCTGATAAGGAGTCCGAAGAAATCCAGGAAGATGATGATAAGGAAGATAGTGAGGCAGACAAAGATAAAGAGGATGAAAAACAGCCCAAAAAAGTTGACAAAGTAAAAGCCAGTAAGAAACATttcacctcattttttttctttatgtgactCTTAAATTCCTTAGGTTCCCCATGGTCAGAGTGAGCTGTACTTAGGGAAGACATGGGGGAGGATAAAGAGAGGGTGAAAGACAgagctttgtttctttcctcttttctaaattcattgctatgtctATATGTAAGTGCCAGAAAGATCAGGTTGACAAATCTATCAACTTTATCTGTTTTAtcaatttaaacttttttaactACA is a genomic window containing:
- the LOC118575603 gene encoding mucin-like protein 2, with product MKLLVLLVLLGVSTILVSCQDADTSSTDVSDTAASADNTADESEDTKSETEAEPESNAGENNESDDLTKEGDEADAKTEEESQDADKESEEIQEDDDKEDSEADKDKEDEKQPKKVDKVKA